In the Corythoichthys intestinalis isolate RoL2023-P3 chromosome 12, ASM3026506v1, whole genome shotgun sequence genome, one interval contains:
- the LOC130927468 gene encoding uncharacterized protein LOC130927468 isoform X1: protein MPRCVAFGCKFQSNNNKGSDESLHRFPVDKKKRKVWENACRQTSFPKDPRLCSRHFSPNAFENFSRRQLMKELTGEAGYKRRLKPDAVPTIFPHKKPKRPRIASEMRAIKRQKQETLSALLSGQAAPAGPPGVPPVKKEANNPLVSVPWKKSVSVQYSPNMSDAATQTDSDTMQYDAAVQWPADARRDLLLDHTYVHRRQLDVQNNLDTRSLDLFQSDDELNEDSQPPHNSDPDDNVSSSETSQSTRASSDTGNADKVFLVFEEQLKELLQRCLKCGSLIAQKHVEDLQNEGSQLAFELTCAKGCCYRWMSQPTHIGTMGKGNLLLAASVFFSGIHFAKFKRFCDNMNLKTICEDTYVTLRKRFLFPVVEKTWENEQSAVLTNMKSRNEVVLCGDARRDSPGHSAKYCTYTFLDVHSHKVADFKVINCTSVSSSNTMEIHGFKEALKTIEGKGVKVSTISTDRHPQIVKEMRVSNSEKCHQFNPWHVAKEVAKQLYAAAKKRGCEGLGEWIPSIVNHFWWSAHTCGGDSQVLKEKWVSVIHHVTNKHNWPGNRHYHRCAHKPLDEPSQRCKRWLQPGSEGHRALVKTVEDERLLRDLDLLTKCIHTSSLEAYRSMYLKYLPKRTHFGYDVMIHASMLAALDHNNNANAEQAVNQDGEIVSEPKFKISWRQKRLRERPAAVQKDYRYMMAMMADVLSSVSD, encoded by the exons ATGCCTCGGTGtgttgcttttggatgcaaattCCAGTCCAATAACAATAAGGGGAGTGACGAgagtctccacagatttcctgttgacaagaaGAAGCGAAaagtttgggaaaatgcctgtagacagACATCATTTCCCAAAGACCCAAGGCTTTgttctcgccatttttctcctaacgcatttgaaaattttagccGACGCcaacttatgaaagagctcaccgGAGAGGCTGGATATAAGCGGAGACTAAAACCAGATGCTGTTCCGactattttccctcacaagaagccTAAAAGACCTCGTATagcgagtgaaatgcgcgcaattAAGCGGCAAAAACAAGAAACTCTGTCCGCTCTTTTAAGCGGCCAAGCCGCTCCTGCAGGGCCTCCGGGCGTACCACCGGTCAAAAAGGAAGCTAACAATCCACTTGTGTCAGTTCCTTGGAAAAAAAGTGTGTCggttcagtattcacctaatatgagtgatgctgccactcaaacggATTCAGACACGATGCAGTACGATGCAGCTGTACAGTGGCCAGCTGATGCTCGCCGAGATTTACTTTTGGACCACACTTACGTACATAGACGTCAGTTGGATGTACAAAACAACTTGGACACTCGATCCCTGGATTTGTTCCAGTCAGATGACGAATTGaatgaggacagtcagccacCACACAATTCTGATCCGGACGACAATGTAAGTTCATCAGAGACCTCTCAAAGCACACGTGCTTCATCTGACACAGGTAACGCAGACAAAGTTTTCCTGGTTTTTGAGGAACAGTTAAAAGAATTACTTCAGCGTTGTTTAAAATGTGGTTCCCTGATTGCTCAGAAACATGTGGAAGATCTGCAAAACGAAGGCTCACAGTTAGCATTTGAGCTTACATGTGCAAAGGGCTGTTGTTACAGATGGATGTCTCAGCCTACTCATATTGGGACCATGGGCAAAGGAAACCTGCTTTTGGCAGCGTCCGTTTTCTTCAGTGGCATCCATTTTGCTAAATTTAAACGTTTTTGTGATAATATGAACCTCAAAACAATATGTGAAGACACATACGTAACACTGAGGAAGAGATTTTTGTTTCCCGTAGTTGAAAAGACATGGGAAAATGAGCAAAGTGCAGTTTTAACTAACATGAAATCAAGAAATGAAGTTGTGCTTTGTGGAGATGCTCGGCGTGACTCACCTGGCCACTCAGCAAAGTACTGCACATACACTTTTTTAGATGTGCATAGTCATAAAGTTGCTGATTTCAAGGTAATAAACTGCACCAGTGTTTCTAGCTCTAATACCATGGAGATTCACGGTTTTAAGGAAGCTCTTAAAACCATCGAAGGAAAGGGAGTGAAGGTGTCGACAATCTCCACTGATAGACATCCACAAATTGTGAAGGAAATGCGGGTTTCCAATTCAGAAAAATGCCATCAATTTAATCCCTGGCATGTAGCAAAGGAAGTGGCAAAACAGTTGTATGCTGCCGCTAAAAAAAGGGGGTGCGAGGGCCTCGGAGAGTGGATCCCATCCATCGTAAATCATTTCTGGTGGAGTGCACACACCTGTGGGGGTGATAGTCAAGTCTTGAAAGAGAAGTGGGTGTCGGTGATACACCACGTTACCAACAAACACAACTGGCCAGGGAACAGACACTATCACCGCTGTGCTCACAAGCCCCTGGATGAGCCAAGCCAGAGATGCAAGCGGTGGTTACAGCCAGGATCCGAAGGCCACCGAGCTCTTGTGAAGACCGTTGAAGACGAGCGGCTTTTGAGAGATCTGGATCTTCTGACAAAGTGCATTCACACATCATCACTAGAG GCATACCGCTCCATGTACCTCAAATACCTTCCAAAGAGAACTCATTTTGGATATGACGTGATGATCCATGCCTCCATGCTTGCTGCTCTGGATCATAACAACAATGCAAACGCGGAACAG GCTGTTAACCAAGATGGGGAGATTGTCAGTGAACCCAAGTTCAAAATCTCATGGCGCCAGAAGAGATTGAGGGAAAGACCAGCGGCTGTTCAGAAGGACTACAGATACATGATGGCTATGATGGCAGATGTTCTCTCCTCTGTATCAGATTAA
- the LOC130927468 gene encoding uncharacterized protein LOC130927468 isoform X3 produces MPRCVAFGCKFQSNNNKGSDESLHRFPVDKKKRKVWENACRQTSFPKDPRLCSRHFSPNAFENFSRRQLMKELTGEAGYKRRLKPDAVPTIFPHKKPKRPRIASEMRAIKRQKQETLSALLSGQAAPAGPPGVPPVKKEANNPLVSVPWKKSVSVQYSPNMSDAATQTDSDTMQYDAAVQWPADARRDLLLDHTYVHRRQLDVQNNLDTRSLDLFQSDDELNEDSQPPHNSDPDDNAYRSMYLKYLPKRTHFGYDVMIHASMLAALDHNNNANAEQAVNQDGEIVSEPKFKISWRQKRLRERPAAVQKDYRYMMAMMADVLSSVSD; encoded by the exons ATGCCTCGGTGtgttgcttttggatgcaaattCCAGTCCAATAACAATAAGGGGAGTGACGAgagtctccacagatttcctgttgacaagaaGAAGCGAAaagtttgggaaaatgcctgtagacagACATCATTTCCCAAAGACCCAAGGCTTTgttctcgccatttttctcctaacgcatttgaaaattttagccGACGCcaacttatgaaagagctcaccgGAGAGGCTGGATATAAGCGGAGACTAAAACCAGATGCTGTTCCGactattttccctcacaagaagccTAAAAGACCTCGTATagcgagtgaaatgcgcgcaattAAGCGGCAAAAACAAGAAACTCTGTCCGCTCTTTTAAGCGGCCAAGCCGCTCCTGCAGGGCCTCCGGGCGTACCACCGGTCAAAAAGGAAGCTAACAATCCACTTGTGTCAGTTCCTTGGAAAAAAAGTGTGTCggttcagtattcacctaatatgagtgatgctgccactcaaacggATTCAGACACGATGCAGTACGATGCAGCTGTACAGTGGCCAGCTGATGCTCGCCGAGATTTACTTTTGGACCACACTTACGTACATAGACGTCAGTTGGATGTACAAAACAACTTGGACACTCGATCCCTGGATTTGTTCCAGTCAGATGACGAATTGaatgaggacagtcagccacCACACAATTCTGATCCGGACGACAAT GCATACCGCTCCATGTACCTCAAATACCTTCCAAAGAGAACTCATTTTGGATATGACGTGATGATCCATGCCTCCATGCTTGCTGCTCTGGATCATAACAACAATGCAAACGCGGAACAG GCTGTTAACCAAGATGGGGAGATTGTCAGTGAACCCAAGTTCAAAATCTCATGGCGCCAGAAGAGATTGAGGGAAAGACCAGCGGCTGTTCAGAAGGACTACAGATACATGATGGCTATGATGGCAGATGTTCTCTCCTCTGTATCAGATTAA
- the LOC130927468 gene encoding uncharacterized protein LOC130927468 isoform X2 → MSQPTHIGTMGKGNLLLAASVFFSGIHFAKFKRFCDNMNLKTICEDTYVTLRKRFLFPVVEKTWENEQSAVLTNMKSRNEVVLCGDARRDSPGHSAKYCTYTFLDVHSHKVADFKVINCTSVSSSNTMEIHGFKEALKTIEGKGVKVSTISTDRHPQIVKEMRVSNSEKCHQFNPWHVAKEVAKQLYAAAKKRGCEGLGEWIPSIVNHFWWSAHTCGGDSQVLKEKWVSVIHHVTNKHNWPGNRHYHRCAHKPLDEPSQRCKRWLQPGSEGHRALVKTVEDERLLRDLDLLTKCIHTSSLEAYRSMYLKYLPKRTHFGYDVMIHASMLAALDHNNNANAEQAVNQDGEIVSEPKFKISWRQKRLRERPAAVQKDYRYMMAMMADVLSSVSD, encoded by the exons ATGTCTCAGCCTACTCATATTGGGACCATGGGCAAAGGAAACCTGCTTTTGGCAGCGTCCGTTTTCTTCAGTGGCATCCATTTTGCTAAATTTAAACGTTTTTGTGATAATATGAACCTCAAAACAATATGTGAAGACACATACGTAACACTGAGGAAGAGATTTTTGTTTCCCGTAGTTGAAAAGACATGGGAAAATGAGCAAAGTGCAGTTTTAACTAACATGAAATCAAGAAATGAAGTTGTGCTTTGTGGAGATGCTCGGCGTGACTCACCTGGCCACTCAGCAAAGTACTGCACATACACTTTTTTAGATGTGCATAGTCATAAAGTTGCTGATTTCAAGGTAATAAACTGCACCAGTGTTTCTAGCTCTAATACCATGGAGATTCACGGTTTTAAGGAAGCTCTTAAAACCATCGAAGGAAAGGGAGTGAAGGTGTCGACAATCTCCACTGATAGACATCCACAAATTGTGAAGGAAATGCGGGTTTCCAATTCAGAAAAATGCCATCAATTTAATCCCTGGCATGTAGCAAAGGAAGTGGCAAAACAGTTGTATGCTGCCGCTAAAAAAAGGGGGTGCGAGGGCCTCGGAGAGTGGATCCCATCCATCGTAAATCATTTCTGGTGGAGTGCACACACCTGTGGGGGTGATAGTCAAGTCTTGAAAGAGAAGTGGGTGTCGGTGATACACCACGTTACCAACAAACACAACTGGCCAGGGAACAGACACTATCACCGCTGTGCTCACAAGCCCCTGGATGAGCCAAGCCAGAGATGCAAGCGGTGGTTACAGCCAGGATCCGAAGGCCACCGAGCTCTTGTGAAGACCGTTGAAGACGAGCGGCTTTTGAGAGATCTGGATCTTCTGACAAAGTGCATTCACACATCATCACTAGAG GCATACCGCTCCATGTACCTCAAATACCTTCCAAAGAGAACTCATTTTGGATATGACGTGATGATCCATGCCTCCATGCTTGCTGCTCTGGATCATAACAACAATGCAAACGCGGAACAG GCTGTTAACCAAGATGGGGAGATTGTCAGTGAACCCAAGTTCAAAATCTCATGGCGCCAGAAGAGATTGAGGGAAAGACCAGCGGCTGTTCAGAAGGACTACAGATACATGATGGCTATGATGGCAGATGTTCTCTCCTCTGTATCAGATTAA